A DNA window from Sulfitobacter sp. BSw21498 contains the following coding sequences:
- a CDS encoding OmpA family protein, protein MISWRAGLIWLLLAGGANALELSLPAAARQTVARDTGPDSYLAPTSAYEDGGFASVTIEGAIARSAWRLEAPGLTPLQVMRPLRTQLEAADYRIVLDCSAVVCGGFDFRFAIETLPAPNMYVDLRQYQFVTAVKGSLQAPDAVVTLLISTTDTSAYLQIVQADTQGGAAGPVASIVTQDPQPAAPDAPAQSPSKMASALEKFGHVVLAALDFDTGTAALGQGEFDALVNLAAVLKDQPDLRIALVGHTDSVGGLQGNITLSKNRAAAVRQRLIAAHGIAADRIDAQGMGYLSPIASNQTEAGRDANRRVEAVLLPAS, encoded by the coding sequence ATGATCAGCTGGCGTGCCGGGCTGATCTGGCTTTTGCTGGCGGGCGGGGCAAACGCATTGGAATTGTCCTTGCCCGCAGCGGCGCGGCAAACCGTGGCGCGCGATACCGGTCCCGATAGCTACCTTGCGCCGACCTCTGCCTATGAGGACGGCGGCTTTGCCAGCGTCACAATCGAAGGGGCCATCGCGCGATCGGCTTGGCGGCTGGAAGCGCCCGGCCTGACCCCCTTGCAGGTCATGCGGCCCTTGCGCACGCAGCTTGAAGCCGCGGACTACAGGATCGTGCTCGATTGCAGTGCTGTGGTTTGCGGGGGCTTTGATTTCCGCTTTGCGATTGAAACACTGCCCGCGCCGAACATGTATGTCGACCTGCGTCAGTACCAGTTTGTCACCGCCGTCAAAGGATCGCTGCAAGCGCCAGACGCGGTTGTGACGCTGTTGATCAGCACCACCGATACCTCTGCCTATCTTCAAATCGTGCAGGCCGATACCCAAGGGGGCGCAGCCGGTCCTGTGGCCTCGATTGTGACCCAAGATCCCCAACCAGCAGCCCCTGACGCTCCCGCGCAAAGCCCGTCCAAGATGGCATCTGCGTTGGAGAAATTCGGCCATGTCGTGCTCGCGGCGCTGGATTTCGATACCGGCACTGCGGCCTTGGGACAGGGGGAGTTCGACGCGCTGGTCAATCTTGCGGCGGTGCTGAAGGATCAACCCGATCTGCGGATTGCTCTGGTGGGGCACACGGACAGCGTAGGGGGGCTACAGGGCAATATCACGCTGTCGAAAAACCGCGCGGCAGCGGTCCGGCAGCGGTTGATCGCGGCGCATGGAATCGCGGCCGACCGGATCGACGCGCAGGGCATGGGGTATCTGTCGCCGATTGCATCTAATCAAACGGAAGCGGGGCGGGATGCGAACCGCCGTGTCGAAGCCGTCCTGTTGCCCGCCAGCTGA
- a CDS encoding peroxidase-related enzyme (This protein belongs to a clade of uncharacterized proteins related to peroxidases such as the alkylhydroperoxidase AhpD.), whose translation MAHDTPTALNLPMVDPLPEDTQKYFDVCQEKLGMVPNVLQAYAFDMDKLNAFTAMYNDLMLGASNLSKLEREMIAVVVSSVNKCYYCLTAHGAAVRQLSGNPILGEQMVMNWRVADLDARQTAMLAFAEHLTVASAKTTEADRQALRDVGFSDRDIFDIASVAGFFNMTNRVASATEMKPNDGYHAQFR comes from the coding sequence ATGGCGCATGATACCCCCACTGCCCTGAACCTGCCGATGGTTGATCCGCTGCCCGAGGACACGCAGAAATACTTTGATGTCTGTCAGGAAAAGCTGGGGATGGTGCCGAATGTGCTGCAGGCCTATGCCTTTGACATGGACAAGCTGAACGCGTTTACCGCGATGTATAACGACCTGATGCTGGGCGCGTCGAACCTATCAAAGCTCGAGCGCGAGATGATCGCGGTCGTCGTGTCGTCGGTGAACAAATGCTACTATTGTCTGACGGCCCATGGCGCGGCCGTGCGGCAGTTGTCGGGCAACCCGATCCTCGGCGAACAGATGGTGATGAACTGGCGCGTCGCTGATCTGGACGCACGCCAAACCGCGATGCTGGCGTTCGCCGAACATCTGACCGTTGCCAGCGCCAAAACAACCGAGGCGGACCGTCAGGCGCTGCGCGATGTGGGCTTTTCGGACCGCGACATCTTTGACATCGCATCGGTCGCGGGGTTCTTCAACATGACCAACCGCGTCGCCAGCGCCACCGAGATGAAGCCGAACGACGGCTATCACGCGCAATTCAGATGA
- the purU gene encoding formyltetrahydrofolate deformylase, whose translation MKTYALTVKCPSARGVVAAIANYLADQDCNISDSSQFDDKETGGFFMRVSFESEADVDLATLSDGFADAARPFDMAYEFHDEAVKMKVVIMVSRFGHCLNDLLYRWRIGALPIDIVAVVSNHMEYQKVVVNNDIPFHCIKVTPENKADAEARIMAVVEDAGAELIVLARYMQILSDEMCQKMSGRIINIHHSFLPSFKGANPYKQAFQRGVKLIGATSHYVTADLDEGPIIEQDIVRVTHAQSAEDYVSLGRDVESQVLARAIHAHIHRRVFVNGNKTVVFPASPGSYASERMG comes from the coding sequence ATGAAGACATATGCCCTGACCGTGAAATGCCCCTCTGCGCGTGGGGTCGTCGCGGCGATCGCGAATTATCTGGCCGATCAAGACTGCAACATCTCTGACAGCTCTCAGTTCGACGACAAGGAAACCGGCGGTTTCTTCATGCGCGTCAGCTTTGAAAGCGAGGCCGACGTTGATCTGGCGACGCTCTCGGACGGCTTTGCCGATGCGGCGCGGCCCTTTGACATGGCCTATGAGTTCCACGACGAGGCGGTAAAGATGAAAGTCGTCATCATGGTCTCGCGCTTTGGGCATTGCCTGAATGACCTGCTGTACCGCTGGCGCATCGGCGCGCTGCCGATTGATATCGTCGCGGTGGTGTCCAACCATATGGAGTATCAAAAGGTCGTCGTGAACAACGACATCCCGTTCCACTGCATCAAGGTCACGCCAGAAAACAAGGCCGACGCCGAAGCGCGGATCATGGCGGTGGTCGAAGACGCGGGGGCCGAGCTGATTGTGCTGGCGCGTTACATGCAAATCCTGTCGGACGAGATGTGCCAAAAGATGTCGGGGCGGATCATCAATATCCACCACTCGTTCCTGCCCAGTTTCAAGGGAGCGAACCCCTATAAGCAGGCGTTCCAACGCGGGGTAAAGCTGATCGGGGCGACGTCGCATTACGTGACCGCCGATCTCGACGAAGGGCCGATCATCGAGCAGGACATCGTGCGCGTCACCCATGCGCAATCTGCCGAAGACTATGTTTCGCTCGGGCGAGATGTCGAAAGTCAGGTGTTGGCGCGGGCGATCCACGCGCATATCCACCGGCGCGTGTTTGTGAATGGCAACAAGACGGTGGTCTTTCCTGCCTCGCCGGGGTCCTACGCCTCTGAACGGATGGGGTGA
- a CDS encoding GNAT family N-acetyltransferase, translating into MTDLAQLYHVIDHTWPAAKIWTETGWTLRDGQGGGKRVSAATIAGPNADVGQAEAAMRAMDQRPIFMIRDGDDTLDAELAARGYDIIDPVNLYVAPVGKLTDVPMPRVTAFQIWEPLAIMTEIWAKGGVGPERINVMHRAATKTAILTRWNEMPGGVAFAALHDGVCMVHAVEVLEHQRGQGVAKWLMRSAGFWAQAQGATQMAVLCTQTNAGANRLYQGLGFDLVGHYHYRQFPD; encoded by the coding sequence ATGACCGATCTGGCGCAGCTCTATCACGTCATCGACCACACGTGGCCCGCTGCGAAAATCTGGACTGAAACAGGCTGGACCCTGCGTGACGGGCAGGGCGGCGGCAAGCGCGTCTCAGCCGCTACGATAGCCGGGCCCAATGCTGATGTCGGTCAGGCCGAGGCCGCGATGCGGGCGATGGACCAGCGGCCCATTTTCATGATCCGCGACGGCGACGATACGCTGGACGCAGAGCTTGCCGCGCGTGGGTATGACATTATCGATCCGGTCAACCTCTATGTGGCACCTGTGGGCAAGCTGACTGATGTGCCAATGCCGCGTGTGACCGCGTTCCAGATATGGGAACCGCTGGCCATCATGACCGAGATTTGGGCCAAGGGCGGCGTCGGTCCCGAACGGATCAACGTGATGCACCGCGCCGCGACCAAAACCGCAATCCTGACCCGCTGGAACGAGATGCCCGGTGGCGTGGCCTTTGCCGCGCTGCATGACGGGGTGTGCATGGTCCATGCGGTCGAGGTGCTGGAACACCAGCGCGGGCAGGGCGTCGCCAAATGGCTGATGCGCAGCGCCGGTTTCTGGGCACAGGCGCAGGGGGCGACGCAGATGGCGGTTCTTTGCACACAGACGAACGCGGGCGCGAACCGCCTGTATCAGGGTCTGGGCTTTGATCTGGTGGGGCACTATCATTACCGTCAATTCCCTGACTAA
- a CDS encoding zinc transporter ZntB: MPICVFDIFADGTTQVPADTKLTGPGIYRWWHFDLADPMLDPWVREHLHEIPAGSLIQKQTRPRCDRFEGGLILNLRGINMNEGQDADEMVSVRMYVDSDLLITVRRKKVFAIDAIRRDAEAQKAPPSPAEFLEELVGRLTQRVQEHVAGLDEQAEFFEDDLEDKNTPMPHELPEIRRSVIRLRRYLDPQRVALTKLAAFDIPLIPDDSQLELREQANSALIAVEELDELRDRLVSVQEEHDANTAQRQARHGYVLSVAAAIFLPLGFLTGLFGVNVGGMPGVDHPWAFAILCLGMVGLALLMFLALKLVRWI; encoded by the coding sequence ATGCCGATTTGCGTTTTCGATATCTTTGCCGACGGCACGACCCAGGTGCCCGCCGATACAAAGCTGACTGGGCCGGGCATTTATCGCTGGTGGCACTTTGATCTGGCTGACCCGATGCTCGACCCTTGGGTGCGCGAACATCTGCATGAAATCCCCGCCGGATCGCTGATCCAGAAACAGACCCGCCCGCGCTGTGACCGCTTTGAAGGCGGGCTGATCCTGAACCTGCGTGGCATTAACATGAACGAGGGGCAGGACGCCGATGAAATGGTATCGGTGCGGATGTATGTGGATTCCGACCTGCTGATCACCGTGCGCCGCAAGAAAGTCTTTGCCATCGACGCGATCCGCCGCGACGCCGAAGCGCAAAAGGCCCCTCCCAGCCCTGCCGAGTTCCTTGAGGAACTGGTGGGCCGTCTGACCCAACGGGTGCAAGAACACGTCGCGGGGCTGGATGAACAGGCGGAGTTCTTTGAGGACGATCTAGAAGACAAGAACACCCCGATGCCGCACGAACTGCCCGAAATCCGGCGCAGCGTGATCCGGCTGCGGCGCTATCTTGATCCGCAACGGGTGGCCCTGACCAAGCTTGCAGCCTTTGATATTCCGTTGATCCCTGACGACAGCCAGCTGGAACTGCGCGAACAAGCCAACAGCGCGCTGATTGCCGTCGAAGAGTTGGACGAATTGCGCGACCGTCTGGTGTCGGTTCAGGAAGAGCATGACGCCAATACGGCGCAACGGCAGGCGCGGCATGGGTATGTGCTTTCGGTGGCTGCCGCGATCTTTCTGCCGCTGGGGTTTCTGACCGGTCTGTTCGGGGTCAACGTCGGCGGGATGCCGGGTGTGGATCATCCATGGGCATTTGCCATTTTGTGTCTGGGCATGGTCGGACTGGCGCTGCTGATGTTTCTGGCCCTGAAACTGGTGCGCTGGATCTAG
- a CDS encoding NADPH-dependent 2,4-dienoyl-CoA reductase — protein sequence MSDYPHLLAPLDLGFTTLKNRVLMGSMHTGLEETQDWNRVAEFYATRARGDVGLMVTGGIGPNPEGSVAHGAAMMVSQKDVDNHSIVTDRVHEAGGKIAMQILHAGRYAFSPDCVAPSAIKSPISMFAPKELDADGIEKQISDIAACALRAKQAGYDGVEVMGSEGYFLNQFLVTHTNKREDEWGGSYENRMKLPVEVVRRVREAVGPDFILIYRLSMIDLIPNGSTFDEVVQLAKAVEAAGATIINTGIGWHEARIPTIQTSVPRAAFAWVTKKLMGQVGIPLITSNRINTPEVAEEVLVDGCADMVSMARPMLADADFVAKAAAGKSDQIAPCIACNQACLDHTFGGKISTCLVNPRACYETELRVDPADAVKSIAVVGAGPAGLSAAITAAERGHKVTIFDRASEIGGQLNLAKQVAGKEEFWGLVDWYRAMIKEHGVAVQLNTEVSANDLGDYDEVIIATGVVPRDPQIPGQDAGNVVSYIDILNGTDTAGQKVAVIGAGGIGFDVSEHLVHDGESTTTNLPEWMKEWGVTDPAVHRSGLAPEGPQPHAPAREVTMLQRKTTKVGKGLGKTTGWIHRASLTMKNVQMIAGVNYEKIDAAGLHISFGEAREKPQVIAADTIVLCAGQLSDRSLADALEAKGIPCHVIGGADVAAELDAKRAIDQGTRLAAAL from the coding sequence ATGTCCGACTATCCGCACCTTCTTGCCCCGCTTGATCTGGGGTTCACGACGTTGAAAAACCGCGTGCTGATGGGGTCTATGCATACCGGGCTTGAGGAAACGCAGGATTGGAACCGCGTTGCCGAATTCTATGCCACCCGTGCACGCGGGGATGTGGGGTTGATGGTCACGGGTGGCATTGGCCCGAACCCCGAAGGGTCGGTCGCCCATGGTGCGGCAATGATGGTCTCGCAAAAGGACGTGGACAACCACAGCATCGTCACCGACCGCGTCCACGAGGCCGGCGGCAAGATCGCGATGCAAATCCTGCACGCGGGTCGCTATGCCTTTAGCCCCGACTGCGTGGCCCCTTCGGCGATCAAATCCCCGATCTCGATGTTCGCCCCGAAAGAGCTGGACGCCGACGGCATTGAAAAGCAGATCAGCGATATCGCCGCCTGCGCCCTGCGTGCCAAACAAGCGGGCTATGACGGGGTAGAGGTGATGGGGTCCGAAGGGTATTTCCTGAACCAGTTTCTTGTCACCCACACCAACAAGCGCGAGGACGAATGGGGCGGGTCATACGAGAACCGCATGAAGCTACCCGTCGAGGTCGTGCGCCGCGTGCGCGAGGCCGTGGGCCCTGACTTCATCCTCATATACCGTCTGTCGATGATCGACCTGATCCCTAACGGATCGACATTCGATGAGGTCGTCCAGCTTGCCAAGGCGGTTGAGGCCGCAGGGGCCACGATCATCAATACCGGCATCGGCTGGCACGAGGCGCGCATCCCGACGATCCAGACCTCTGTGCCGCGGGCGGCCTTTGCATGGGTCACGAAAAAGCTGATGGGTCAGGTGGGCATCCCGCTCATCACCTCCAACCGGATCAACACCCCCGAAGTCGCCGAAGAGGTTCTGGTGGACGGCTGCGCTGATATGGTGTCGATGGCGCGTCCCATGCTGGCCGATGCCGATTTCGTCGCCAAGGCAGCGGCAGGCAAGTCCGACCAGATCGCACCATGTATCGCCTGCAATCAGGCCTGTCTGGACCATACCTTTGGCGGCAAAATCTCTACCTGTCTGGTCAACCCGCGCGCCTGCTATGAAACCGAACTGCGCGTCGATCCCGCCGATGCGGTCAAATCCATCGCTGTGGTGGGGGCCGGCCCTGCGGGTCTGTCAGCGGCCATCACGGCGGCAGAGCGCGGCCACAAGGTCACGATCTTTGACCGCGCATCAGAGATTGGCGGCCAGTTGAACCTTGCCAAGCAGGTCGCCGGCAAAGAGGAATTCTGGGGCCTCGTCGACTGGTACCGCGCGATGATCAAAGAGCATGGTGTCGCGGTCCAGTTGAACACCGAAGTCTCGGCCAACGATCTGGGCGATTATGACGAGGTGATCATCGCCACCGGTGTTGTCCCACGTGATCCGCAAATCCCCGGTCAGGACGCAGGCAATGTCGTCAGCTATATCGATATCCTGAACGGCACCGATACGGCGGGCCAAAAGGTCGCCGTGATCGGTGCGGGCGGCATCGGGTTCGATGTGTCTGAACATCTGGTCCACGATGGTGAAAGCACCACGACCAACCTACCCGAGTGGATGAAGGAATGGGGCGTCACGGACCCTGCCGTACACCGCTCTGGCCTCGCGCCCGAAGGGCCGCAACCCCACGCCCCTGCCCGCGAAGTCACCATGTTGCAGCGCAAGACCACCAAGGTCGGCAAAGGCCTGGGAAAAACGACCGGATGGATCCACCGCGCATCCCTGACCATGAAAAACGTGCAGATGATTGCGGGCGTGAACTACGAAAAGATCGACGCAGCGGGGCTGCACATCAGCTTTGGCGAAGCGCGCGAAAAGCCGCAGGTGATCGCGGCCGATACTATTGTGCTTTGCGCGGGCCAGCTGTCGGACCGGTCGCTTGCCGATGCGCTTGAAGCCAAAGGCATCCCTTGTCACGTTATCGGTGGCGCGGATGTCGCGGCTGAGCTTGATGCGAAACGTGCGATTGACCAAGGCACCCGTCTGGCCGCCGCGCTGTAA
- a CDS encoding LysR family transcriptional regulator, which translates to MDRLTEMEAFATVVDQGGFTDAAKKMGISKSAVSKHVSSLEARLGARLLNRTTRRVSPTEIGLAYYDRARRVLNDAGEADALVTSMQSAPSGLLRISVATDFGVNHLSPALSDFLADFPDITVNMVLNNRYVELISEGFDMAVRIGELEDSTLRARKLTETTKRMIASPGYFEKYGRPEKIDDLNDHKLLHYSNQSSGNMWKLTSPSGEKRQVRTAGWLSVNDGQSLLNAAISGLGIAYLPSFLYADAMEKGLVEDAIPDLPPETQGIYAVYPPGRFTQPKVRAFIDFLAHTFAEKGPTDW; encoded by the coding sequence ATGGACCGCCTGACAGAGATGGAAGCATTCGCCACGGTCGTGGACCAAGGTGGCTTTACCGATGCTGCCAAAAAGATGGGTATCTCCAAATCCGCTGTATCCAAACATGTCTCATCGCTAGAGGCGCGGCTTGGGGCGCGGTTGCTGAACCGGACGACCCGCCGTGTCAGCCCGACAGAGATCGGCCTTGCCTATTATGACCGCGCCCGCCGTGTGTTGAATGATGCGGGCGAAGCCGATGCGCTGGTGACGTCGATGCAATCGGCCCCTTCAGGGCTGCTGCGCATCTCTGTTGCGACCGATTTTGGCGTCAATCACCTGTCGCCTGCCCTGTCCGACTTTCTGGCCGATTTCCCCGATATCACCGTCAACATGGTGCTGAACAACCGCTATGTTGAACTGATCAGCGAAGGCTTCGACATGGCTGTCCGTATCGGAGAGCTGGAAGACAGCACCCTACGCGCCCGCAAACTGACCGAGACGACCAAACGCATGATCGCGTCGCCCGGTTATTTCGAGAAATACGGCCGCCCCGAAAAGATCGACGATCTGAACGATCACAAGCTGCTGCATTATTCGAACCAATCCAGCGGCAATATGTGGAAGCTGACCTCCCCCTCGGGCGAAAAGCGTCAGGTGCGCACGGCGGGCTGGCTGTCGGTCAATGATGGGCAATCGCTGCTGAATGCCGCCATCTCGGGTCTTGGCATAGCCTATCTGCCCAGCTTTCTTTACGCTGACGCGATGGAAAAAGGGCTGGTCGAAGATGCGATCCCCGATCTGCCGCCCGAAACCCAAGGCATCTATGCCGTCTATCCTCCGGGTCGGTTCACCCAGCCCAAGGTGCGCGCTTTCATTGATTTTCTAGCCCATACCTTTGCCGAAAAAGGTCCTACGGACTGGTAA
- the sfsA gene encoding DNA/RNA nuclease SfsA, which produces MRFQTELVPARLIRRYKRFLADCQLDDGTEVTAHCANPGSMMGLATPGMKIWLEPNDDPKRKLNYGWRLVDHENGHFTGVDTALPNRAIKAALMDRQIAPFAGYTTVRPEVKYGENSRIDFLLTETGLPDAYVEVKSATLSRTDGLVEFPDSVTKRGTKHLGELAQMARDGHRAVLLYLVQRTDCSAFCVAADIDPAYAAAFADARAAGLETHIIGTHISPQGVSVAGTIPLIDPPALVLGNQAG; this is translated from the coding sequence ATGCGCTTTCAAACCGAACTTGTCCCCGCCCGCCTGATCCGCCGCTACAAACGGTTTCTAGCCGATTGCCAGCTAGACGACGGCACCGAGGTGACGGCCCATTGCGCCAACCCCGGGTCGATGATGGGTCTGGCGACACCGGGCATGAAAATCTGGCTTGAGCCCAATGATGACCCCAAGCGCAAGCTGAACTATGGCTGGCGGCTGGTTGACCATGAAAACGGGCATTTCACCGGCGTCGATACCGCGCTGCCGAACCGCGCGATCAAGGCCGCATTGATGGATCGGCAGATCGCCCCCTTTGCCGGTTACACCACCGTGCGGCCCGAGGTGAAATACGGTGAAAACTCGCGTATCGACTTTCTGCTGACCGAAACCGGTCTGCCCGACGCCTATGTCGAGGTAAAGTCTGCCACCCTGTCACGTACCGACGGTTTGGTCGAATTCCCCGATAGCGTAACCAAACGCGGCACCAAGCATCTGGGCGAACTGGCGCAGATGGCGCGTGACGGGCACCGCGCTGTGCTATTGTATCTGGTGCAGCGTACCGATTGCAGCGCCTTTTGCGTGGCCGCCGACATCGACCCCGCTTATGCGGCGGCCTTTGCCGACGCCCGTGCCGCCGGACTGGAAACCCATATCATTGGCACCCATATCAGCCCCCAAGGGGTCAGCGTTGCAGGTACAATCCCCCTAATCGACCCGCCTGCACTGGTTCTTGGGAACCAAGCGGGTTAG
- the map gene encoding type I methionyl aminopeptidase — MNEHRGRQTKDGIRIYDPSDFAGMHAAGKLAAQILDDIAEHVFVGQTTGAIDGVITQMVEDAGAKSATIGYKGYQHASCISLNHVVCHGIPGDKKLKDGDILNIDVTVIVDGWFGDTSRMYVAGKLSRKSERLINITHDALMRGIEVVKPGNTFGDIGHAIQTFAESHRMSVVTDFCGHGLGRVFHAPPNVLHYGRPGTGAVLEPGMFFTIEPMVNLGRAETKVLADDWTAVTRDKSLSAQFEHSIGVTETGCEIFTQSPGGMFHPTYSQG, encoded by the coding sequence ATGAACGAACACCGAGGACGCCAGACCAAAGATGGCATTCGCATTTACGACCCCTCGGATTTTGCGGGGATGCACGCGGCGGGCAAGCTGGCGGCGCAAATCCTTGATGATATTGCCGAACATGTCTTTGTCGGGCAGACTACCGGCGCCATCGACGGCGTCATCACGCAGATGGTCGAAGACGCAGGCGCGAAATCGGCCACCATCGGGTACAAAGGCTATCAGCACGCCAGCTGCATCTCTTTGAACCACGTCGTATGCCACGGCATCCCAGGTGACAAAAAGCTCAAGGATGGCGACATTCTGAACATCGACGTCACCGTGATCGTCGATGGCTGGTTTGGCGATACCTCGCGGATGTATGTCGCAGGCAAGCTGTCGCGCAAATCAGAGCGGTTGATCAACATCACCCATGACGCACTGATGCGCGGCATAGAGGTCGTGAAACCCGGCAATACCTTTGGCGACATCGGTCACGCGATCCAGACCTTTGCGGAATCCCACCGGATGAGCGTTGTCACGGATTTTTGCGGTCACGGGCTAGGGCGCGTTTTCCATGCCCCGCCAAATGTACTGCACTATGGCCGCCCCGGCACCGGTGCGGTGCTAGAGCCCGGCATGTTCTTTACCATCGAACCGATGGTCAATCTGGGCCGTGCCGAAACCAAGGTACTGGCCGATGATTGGACAGCCGTGACCCGCGACAAATCCCTGTCAGCGCAGTTTGAACATTCGATTGGCGTGACGGAAACCGGCTGCGAGATCTTTACCCAATCCCCCGGCGGCATGTTCCACCCGACCTATAGCCAGGGCTGA
- a CDS encoding RNA pyrophosphohydrolase, giving the protein MTPDEIAQLPYRPCVGVMLVNADGHVFVGQRRDRDQDAWQMPQGGVEKGEHAEVAALRELEEETGIPPSSVTVVAQTEGWLPYDLPVDLVPNIWKGQFRGQEQKWFLLRFHGSDDEINLDTEHPEFSDWRWLPVHDLVDNIVPFKREVYTAVVNAFADHFANA; this is encoded by the coding sequence ATGACGCCAGACGAAATCGCCCAACTGCCCTATCGCCCCTGTGTCGGGGTCATGCTGGTCAATGCCGACGGGCACGTGTTTGTCGGGCAGCGTCGGGACCGCGATCAGGACGCATGGCAGATGCCACAAGGTGGCGTCGAAAAGGGTGAACACGCCGAAGTCGCCGCCCTGCGCGAGCTGGAGGAAGAAACCGGCATCCCCCCAAGCTCTGTCACAGTGGTGGCACAGACCGAGGGATGGCTGCCGTATGACCTGCCGGTCGATCTGGTGCCCAACATTTGGAAAGGCCAGTTCCGCGGGCAAGAGCAGAAATGGTTCCTGCTGCGCTTTCACGGGTCGGACGACGAGATCAACCTTGATACCGAACACCCCGAATTTTCTGACTGGCGCTGGCTGCCGGTGCACGATCTGGTCGACAACATCGTACCCTTCAAGCGCGAGGTCTATACCGCCGTGGTCAACGCCTTTGCAGACCATTTCGCGAACGCCTGA
- a CDS encoding competence/damage-inducible protein A: MPNPTAAMIVIGDEILSGRTRDSNMHHLAGQLTSVGIDLKEVRVVGDENGTIIAAVQELSRVYDSVFTSGGIGPTHDDITADCIAAAFNKNIDVREDARAILAEHYAKSATELNTARLRMARIPDDATLIDNPVSAAPGFKLENVYVMAGVPAVFEAMVASVLPTLTGGAPLISATHRIERGEGDIAGPLGELATAYPTLAIGSYPFQKDGKYGAHIVIRGNDQAEIDAAIAELAKVFP, from the coding sequence ATGCCCAATCCCACTGCTGCGATGATCGTAATCGGCGATGAAATCCTGTCGGGGCGCACCCGCGATTCAAACATGCACCATCTGGCGGGGCAACTGACCAGCGTCGGGATCGACCTAAAGGAAGTCCGTGTGGTGGGCGACGAAAACGGCACCATCATCGCCGCGGTGCAGGAACTGTCGCGGGTCTATGACAGCGTGTTCACCAGTGGCGGCATCGGGCCGACTCATGATGACATCACCGCCGATTGCATTGCCGCTGCGTTCAACAAGAATATCGATGTGCGCGAGGATGCCCGCGCTATTCTGGCCGAACACTATGCCAAAAGCGCAACCGAGCTGAACACCGCCCGCCTGCGCATGGCGCGGATCCCTGATGATGCCACGCTGATCGATAACCCTGTGTCCGCCGCGCCGGGGTTCAAGCTGGAGAACGTCTATGTCATGGCTGGTGTGCCCGCGGTGTTCGAAGCGATGGTTGCCAGCGTTTTACCGACGCTGACCGGTGGTGCGCCGCTGATCAGCGCCACCCATCGGATCGAACGGGGCGAGGGCGATATTGCTGGCCCATTGGGGGAGCTGGCAACGGCCTATCCGACCCTCGCCATCGGGTCCTATCCGTTCCAGAAAGACGGCAAATACGGCGCGCATATCGTGATCCGTGGCAATGATCAGGCCGAGATCGACGCGGCCATTGCCGAACTTGCAAAGGTGTTCCCATGA